A genome region from Musa acuminata AAA Group cultivar baxijiao chromosome BXJ3-5, Cavendish_Baxijiao_AAA, whole genome shotgun sequence includes the following:
- the LOC103973276 gene encoding expansin-B16 yields MTSSSSSSCGFFLFLFCFLFFFFDAGEAFAVFDPHWHPATATWYGSAEGDGSDGGACGYGTLVDVKPLRARVGAVSPVLFKGGEGCGACYKVRCLDPAICSRRAVTVIVTDECPGGYCASGHTHFDLSGAAFGRMAVAGEAGQLRDRGEISVIFCRTPCKYPGKNIAFHVNEGSTNFWLSLLVEFEGDDGDIGSMHIKQANSMKWLEMKHVWGASWCIIGGPLQGPFSVKLTTLTTQRTLSARDVIPRNWSPKATYTSRLNFL; encoded by the exons AtgacttcttcctcctcctccagctgcggcttctttttgttcttgttttgcttcctcttcttcttcttcgacgcCGGCGAGGCGTTTGCGGTTTTCGACCCGCATTGGCACCCGGCGACTGCCACGTGGTACGGCAGCGCCGAGGGCGACGGCAGCGACG GTGGAGCGTGCGGGTACGGGACGCTGGTGGACGTGAAGCCGCTGCGGGCGCGGGTGGGGGCGGTGAGCCCGGTGCTGTTCAAGGGCGGCGAGGGCTGCGGCGCCTGCTACAAGGTGCGGTGCCTCGACCCCGCCATCTGCTCCCGCCGCGCCGTCACCGTCATCGTCACCGACGAGTGTCCCGGCGGGTACTGCGCCTCCGGCCACACGCATTTCGACCTCAGCGGTGCCGCTTTCGGCCGCATGGCCGTCGCGGGCGAGGCCGGCCAGCTGCGCGACCGTGGCGAGATCTCCGTCATATTCTGCAG GACTCCATGCAAGTACCCGGGAAAGAATATCGCGTTTCATGTAAACGAAGGTTCCACGAACTTTTGGCTCTCTCTTCTTGTGGAGTTTGAGGGTGATGATGGAGATATCGGATCCATGCATATAAAACAA GCAAATTCCATGAAGTGGCTAGAGATGAAGCACGTGTGGGGAGCGAGTTGGTGCATCATTGGGGGGCCTCTGCAGGGGCCATTCTCAGTGAAGCTCACCACATTGACCACCCAAAGGACCCTCTCAGCCCGGGACGTGATTCCAAGAAACTGGTCTCCCAAGGCCACCTACACCTCTCGCCTTAACTTCCTttga
- the LOC135638904 gene encoding clathrin light chain 2-like, giving the protein MSSEFDTEFSNGGVQEEAAVAPASATARPFDDGYLGYDPRLPSQRYDAYSSFAADEHAKDPASDDMFPGAASADGGGGYGFQPEDVPIHHDGGGSMSASPEGYGFSSSPSPFVMPEADEVANGGEENGEIFTTDGPLLPEPDQMREEGFLLREWRRQNAIELEEKERKEKERRNEIIAEAEEYKRAFYEKRKLNCETNKTQNREREKLYLANQEKFHANVDKQYWKAIAELIPHEIANIEKRRGKKEQEKKPSIAVIQGPKPGKPTDISRMRQILVKLKHTPPPHMKPPPPPAPEPAKGAKVGATATGKQPASPAKHAKDGGGGTAAVEKQLATPAEDAKANGTTGSPKGENPKVEEQADKAPEPSSDA; this is encoded by the exons ATGTCGTCCGAGTTCGACACCGAGTTCAGCAACGGCGGCGTGCAGGAGGAGGCGGCCGTGGCGCCCGCGTCCGCCACCGCCCGCCCCTTCGACGACGGGTACCTCGGCTACGACCCCCGCCTCCCCTCCCAGCGCTACGACGCGTACTCCTCCTTCGCCGCTGACGAACACGCCAAggacccagccagcgacgacatgTTCCCCGGCGCCGCCTCCGCCGACGGCGGAGGAGGGTACGGGTTCCAGCCGGAGGACGTCCCCATCCACCATGACGGCGGTGGGAGCATGTCGGCCTCGCCGGAGGGTTACGGTTTCTCGTCCTCGCCCTCGCCGTTCGTGATGCCGGAGGCTGACGAAGTGGCCAACGGGGGGGAGGAGAACGGCGAGATCTTCACCACGGACGGGCCGCTCCTTCCTGAACCGGATCAGATGCGGGAGGAGGGTTTCCTCCTCCGCGAGTGGCGCCG CCAAAATGCCATTGAActtgaggagaaagagagaaaggaaaAAGAGCGTAGAAACGAGATTATCGCTGAAGCTGAAGAATACAAACGAGCTTTTTATGAGAAAAGGAAATTGAACTGTGAAACAAACAAGACACAGAACAGAGAAAGAGAAAAG CTATATCTAGCCAACCAGGAGAAGTTCCATGCAAATGTAGATAAACAATACTGGAAAGCAATTGCAGAGCTTATCCCTCATGAGATAGCCAACATTGAGAAGAGGAGAGGGAAGAAAGAGCAGGAGAAGAAACCTTCAATCGCTGTTATCCAGGGTCCTAAGCCTGGGAAGCCCACCGATATCTCTAGGATGCGCCAGATATTGGTCAAGTTGAAACATACTCCCCCACCACACATGAAACCTCCACCACCACCTGCACCAGAACCAGCCAAAGGTGCCAAAGTTGGTGCTACTGCTACAGGAAAACAGCCCGCTTCACCAGCTAAGCATGCcaaagatggtggtggtggtactgctgctgtagaaaaacagctagcaacaCCAGCGGAGGATGCCAAAGCTAATGGCACTACTGGCTCACCAAAGGGAGAAAACCCCAAGGTAGAAGAGCAAGCAGACAAGGCACCGGAGCCATCATCTGATGCTTGA
- the LOC135638711 gene encoding uncharacterized protein LOC135638711 encodes MMTRIALQKELLRQPSLCGLLSSKQVLPLFFRHQSFRTDNGNSGRNSDNSFESSDDFERRLFGDISNNEINDSFYRKLDKLEKAHGRSGIGSKLNSDDSRIIDGISDSFNSLSDGMDEKLKEAARTFVFSDEIHDENYKFRPDVTFYPGMTYTTRDLDLTKPGVQKRFKRNEFETTTQEVLKKADFRNVRFLSNFLTEAGIIIKRSKTRISAKAQRKVAREIKTARAFGLMPFTTMGTKPFIFGRSMKDEAEDYEHEHNTASTATNP; translated from the exons ATGATGACAAGGATAGCATTGCAAAAAGAACTTCTGCGTCAGCCTAGCTTGTGTGGGCTTCTCTCCTCCAAACAAGTGCTGCCTCTCTTCTTCAGACACCAATCCTTTCGCACTG ATAATGGTAATTCTGGCCGAAACAGTGATAATTCGTTTGAGAGCTCAGATGACTTTGAACGAcgcttatttggtgatataagcAATAATGAAATAAATGATTCATTTTATCGCAAACTTGACAAACTTGAGAAGGCTCATGGAAGATCTGGCATTGGCTCCAAATTGAACAGTGATGATTCTCGAATCATAGATGGTATAAGTGATAGTTTTAATTCATTGTCAGATGGTATGGATGAAAAGTTGAAGGAAGCAGCTCGTACGTTTGTTTTTAGTGATGAGATACACGATGAAAATTATAAATTTAGACCAGATGTGACATTTTATCCTGGTATGACTTACACAACAAGG GATCTTGATCTTACAAAACCTGGGGTTCAAAAGAGATTCAAAAGAAATGAGTTTGAGACAACCACACAAGAGGTTCTGAAGAAAGCTGATTTCAGG AATGTGAGGTTCCTCTCAAATTTTCTGACTGAAGCAGGAATTATAATTAAAAGAAGCAAG ACTCGTATCAGTGCCAAAGCTCAGAGGAAAGTTGCGAGGGAGATTAAAACTGCACGGGCTTTTGGGCTAATGCCGTTCACTACCATGGGAACGAAGCCTTTTATCTTTGGGAGAAGTATGAAAGATGAAGCTGAGGATTACGAACACGAACATAACACCGCTAGCACTGCCACAAATCCTTAG